A genomic region of Rhodomicrobium lacus contains the following coding sequences:
- a CDS encoding Ppx/GppA phosphatase family protein: MSRSADAPEASSSAIYGALDLGTNNCRLLVARPSRRGFFVIDAFSRIIKLGEGVSMSGVLSEEAIARTIEALKVCSAKMNRRGVTRSRLVATEACRIAKNGPDFIARVKRETGLSLEIIGRETEARLAVSGCASLIDKQSDYALIFDIGGGSSEFVWLNLRTGRRARRISIEDRLRIQDCIEAWTSLPFGVVTLAERFGSSRAEGFQFEDMVRFVQAELEPFSRANGIGAKIASADTHLLGTSGTVTTIAGVYLGLAEYTRAKVDGCWLSTDSIREVSARIAGMNWAERAAQPCIGAERADLILAGCAIMEAMIRVWPVNSLRVADRGLREGILATLIAEDAIRERGLAEKNVGKLRLDPALSAHDEARAKSGPIL, translated from the coding sequence ATGTCGCGCTCAGCCGACGCGCCGGAAGCCTCGTCCTCCGCGATTTACGGCGCGCTCGATCTGGGAACAAACAATTGCCGCCTGCTCGTCGCGCGTCCCTCGCGCCGGGGCTTTTTCGTGATCGACGCCTTCTCGCGCATCATAAAGCTCGGCGAAGGTGTCAGCATGTCGGGCGTGTTGTCGGAAGAGGCTATCGCCCGTACGATCGAGGCGCTCAAGGTGTGCTCGGCGAAGATGAACCGGCGCGGTGTGACGCGCTCGCGCCTCGTCGCGACTGAAGCCTGCCGGATCGCGAAGAACGGACCGGACTTCATCGCCCGCGTGAAGCGCGAGACGGGTCTTTCGCTCGAAATCATCGGCCGGGAGACGGAAGCACGCCTTGCCGTTTCGGGCTGCGCATCGCTCATCGACAAGCAGAGCGACTATGCGCTCATCTTCGATATCGGAGGCGGCTCGTCGGAATTCGTCTGGCTCAACCTCAGGACCGGGCGGCGCGCCCGGCGGATCTCCATCGAGGACCGGCTCCGCATTCAGGATTGCATCGAGGCGTGGACATCCCTGCCCTTCGGCGTGGTGACGCTCGCCGAGCGTTTCGGGTCAAGCCGCGCAGAGGGTTTCCAGTTCGAGGACATGGTGCGTTTCGTGCAGGCGGAACTCGAACCTTTCAGCCGCGCGAACGGTATCGGCGCCAAGATCGCCAGCGCCGATACGCACCTGCTCGGCACGTCCGGCACCGTGACCACCATTGCAGGCGTTTATCTTGGCCTTGCGGAATATACGCGCGCAAAGGTGGACGGCTGCTGGCTCTCGACCGACAGCATCCGCGAAGTGTCCGCGCGAATCGCCGGTATGAACTGGGCGGAGCGCGCGGCGCAGCCCTGCATCGGGGCGGAACGGGCCGATCTCATCCTCGCGGGCTGCGCGATCATGGAAGCCATGATCCGTGTCTGGCCCGTGAACTCGCTGCGCGTCGCCGACCGGGGCCTGCGCGAGGGTATCCTCGCAACGCTGATCGCCGAAGACGCCATCCGCGAGCGTGGGCTTGCCGAAAAAAATGTCGGCAAACTTCGTCTCGATCCGGCATTATCGGCGCATGACGAAGCGAGAGCAAAATCCGGACCGATCCTTTAA